The proteins below come from a single Desulfitobacterium metallireducens DSM 15288 genomic window:
- a CDS encoding NAD(P)-dependent oxidoreductase, whose product MAISPNTVIGFVGTGVMGRSMAKNLMKAGYRLNVYNRTKSSAQELIELGAIWKNTVAELAEASQLVISMVGYPKDVEEVYFGEGGLLAHAKEGSYLVDMTTSSPVLAKELSIEGKKKSIHVLDAPVSGGDIGARDAKLVIMVGGEAEDFNAVKPVFEVIGNNIILQGTAGSGQYTKMCNQITIASNMIGVAEAMAYAQKSGLDPMRVLESIGGGAAGSWSLSNLGPKMIAGNYAPGFYVKHIIKDIKIAIDSAQEMGLKTPGLDLAKSLYEKLAAEGEEDSGTQVLIKLYQ is encoded by the coding sequence ATGGCAATATCACCGAACACCGTGATTGGTTTTGTTGGAACTGGAGTTATGGGCAGAAGCATGGCGAAAAACTTGATGAAAGCGGGATATCGTCTGAATGTCTATAACCGAACAAAATCGAGCGCTCAAGAACTGATTGAGCTTGGCGCAATTTGGAAAAATACAGTGGCTGAGCTTGCTGAAGCAAGTCAACTTGTGATTAGTATGGTAGGCTATCCTAAGGATGTTGAAGAAGTTTATTTTGGTGAAGGTGGGTTACTCGCTCATGCTAAAGAGGGAAGCTATTTAGTCGATATGACAACATCCAGTCCGGTGTTAGCTAAGGAACTCTCCATAGAAGGAAAGAAAAAAAGCATTCATGTTTTAGATGCACCCGTTTCAGGCGGAGATATCGGAGCAAGAGATGCCAAACTCGTGATTATGGTCGGTGGAGAAGCGGAAGATTTTAACGCAGTTAAACCTGTTTTTGAAGTGATAGGAAATAATATCATTCTGCAAGGAACTGCAGGCTCTGGTCAATATACGAAGATGTGTAACCAAATTACGATTGCTTCGAACATGATTGGTGTTGCAGAAGCAATGGCTTATGCTCAAAAATCGGGGCTCGATCCGATGCGCGTTTTAGAAAGTATCGGTGGAGGTGCAGCCGGCAGTTGGTCTCTATCTAATCTGGGTCCTAAGATGATAGCTGGGAATTATGCTCCAGGGTTCTACGTTAAACATATTATTAAAGACATTAAGATCGCCATAGATTCAGCCCAAGAAATGGGTCTAAAGACACCGGGACTTGACTTAGCCAAGTCACTTTATGAAAAACTTGCGGCTGAAGGAGAAGAAGATAGCGGGACGCAAGTTTTGATTAAGTTGTATCAGTAA
- the cydC gene encoding thiol reductant ABC exporter subunit CydC translates to MKGLMYLIRQMVPYRGRILLALLLSALTISSHIGLMATAAYLLARAALHPPVMDLMVTIVGVRFFGISRAVLRYLERYVSHDVTFRILSRIRVSVYEAIEPLAPARLIYFKSGDLLSRIVSDVEIQKDLYLRVLAPPLVAVLVLLGFGLFLAPFDQRLPFILAAFFLLGGAGIPLGIKALGQSSGERKVKEKARLQVQALDLIIGMTELISFGQEEVYLEKIKTTQKGYSSAQRSYARLSGLSGATLGVVSNLGMWMVLVLGITLVGQGKLGGIYLGMLALGVLSSFESIEALPMSLQKLEENRAAADRLWELKESKPEVEETSKSSVASVRSEEIPFPLLASPALEISHLSFQYEQSETYGLKDISFEVPLRGKVGIVGPSGAGKSSLVHLFLRFWDYHEGSIKLGGKELHSLNSEEVRQFFGVVTQKTHLFNATVKENLLLAKPQSTDEELFEACRRAKIHDFILSLPQGYESQIGEEGLKLSGGQRQRLAIARVILKNAPILILDEATTGLDPVTERDVIQEIFDLMKDRTVLVISHHLPIMQNLDKVLVFNEGRILERGSHQELLSAGTLYTQLWERADIFRSFYGFRK, encoded by the coding sequence ATGAAAGGACTCATGTATTTGATTCGACAGATGGTTCCTTATCGAGGACGTATTCTGCTGGCACTTTTGTTAAGCGCGTTAACGATTTCTAGTCATATTGGCTTGATGGCAACTGCAGCGTATCTTTTGGCCAGAGCCGCTCTTCACCCTCCCGTCATGGATTTGATGGTGACCATCGTAGGTGTACGTTTTTTCGGAATTTCCCGAGCTGTTCTCCGCTATTTAGAGCGTTATGTTTCCCATGATGTGACTTTTCGTATCCTAAGCCGGATTAGAGTCAGCGTCTATGAAGCGATTGAGCCTCTAGCCCCAGCGCGACTGATCTATTTTAAAAGTGGCGATTTACTCAGCCGAATTGTCAGTGATGTGGAAATTCAAAAAGATCTGTATTTACGGGTACTCGCTCCCCCCTTGGTTGCGGTTCTCGTATTATTAGGGTTTGGATTATTCTTAGCCCCCTTTGATCAGAGGTTACCTTTTATCCTTGCCGCATTCTTTCTTCTTGGTGGGGCCGGGATTCCTTTGGGTATTAAAGCGCTTGGTCAAAGTTCAGGAGAGCGTAAGGTTAAAGAAAAAGCACGGCTTCAGGTTCAGGCGCTGGATCTTATCATAGGAATGACTGAATTGATCTCTTTTGGACAAGAAGAGGTATATCTTGAAAAAATTAAAACAACTCAGAAAGGATATAGTTCAGCGCAAAGAAGTTATGCTCGTTTATCAGGACTATCTGGAGCGACTTTGGGAGTGGTCTCTAATTTAGGGATGTGGATGGTTCTTGTTTTGGGAATTACCCTTGTCGGACAAGGAAAACTTGGAGGTATCTATCTTGGAATGCTAGCGTTAGGCGTTCTCAGCAGCTTTGAATCGATTGAGGCACTTCCCATGTCCTTACAAAAGCTTGAGGAAAATCGAGCAGCAGCGGATCGTTTGTGGGAGTTAAAGGAATCAAAGCCAGAAGTTGAGGAGACATCTAAGTCTTCGGTTGCTTCAGTTCGTTCGGAGGAGATTCCCTTTCCTTTACTAGCTTCACCCGCTTTGGAAATTTCTCATCTTAGTTTCCAGTATGAACAAAGTGAAACTTATGGTTTAAAGGATATTTCCTTTGAAGTACCTCTGAGGGGAAAAGTCGGAATCGTGGGTCCCAGTGGAGCAGGAAAGAGCAGTCTCGTTCATCTTTTCCTGAGATTTTGGGATTATCATGAGGGGAGTATTAAACTGGGAGGTAAAGAACTTCACTCCCTGAATTCGGAGGAAGTGCGTCAGTTTTTTGGGGTAGTGACTCAGAAAACACATCTTTTCAATGCTACAGTTAAGGAAAACCTATTGTTAGCTAAGCCTCAGTCAACGGATGAAGAATTATTTGAAGCCTGTCGGAGGGCAAAGATTCACGACTTCATTCTTTCCTTGCCGCAAGGGTATGAAAGCCAAATTGGAGAAGAAGGTCTTAAACTCTCAGGTGGGCAGCGTCAACGGCTGGCCATAGCTCGAGTTATTTTAAAAAACGCCCCAATTCTGATTTTAGATGAAGCCACAACAGGGCTTGATCCAGTAACAGAACGGGACGTCATACAAGAAATCTTTGACTTAATGAAGGACCGGACAGTCTTAGTCATTTCACATCATTTACCCATCATGCAAAATCTGGATAAAGTTCTGGTATTTAATGAAGGAAGAATTCTGGAACGGGGAAGCCATCAGGAACTTTTGAGCGCAGGAACGCTTTACACACAATTATGGGAAAGAGCCGATATATTTAGATCTTTTTACGGTTTTAGGAAATAA
- a CDS encoding ferredoxin has translation MTAKVDKGVCIGCGLCSSICPSVFQMNDDGLASVFMNPVPETDTESVQEACNNCPVGAISIEK, from the coding sequence ATGACAGCAAAAGTGGATAAAGGGGTATGTATTGGTTGTGGACTCTGTTCATCCATTTGCCCCAGTGTTTTTCAAATGAATGATGACGGATTGGCAAGTGTCTTTATGAATCCAGTACCAGAAACTGATACGGAATCGGTACAAGAAGCCTGTAATAATTGCCCCGTAGGTGCGATTAGCATCGAAAAATAG
- a CDS encoding DUF2935 domain-containing protein, protein MSTMPITGDFVRESLELHLFWARIMKEHAIFDEDGFECKDVALIQEAENYKCQFEEVLYEAICLAQGRVDAEVLQSGELFTDKTLMAEQKTMELSGIEINMQLTVEEMNLQPGMMSGMVSVGPEIVESICALNAKALACAQAMSGFLHRVYEDVTKRCCLFTHTLPSIFHHQLDETKLYIKQILRLQSGQMVDPTFYCVEMMMFWNSHMKEHAEVIRQLLDPSENLLIEKANSYAKEFAKLEKKFEDGTQPKASLKQITRESYEATLSFKDFKAAATEMILACQVKSTISALLGDHVLREAYHYLRILGMPLPEFKGGRG, encoded by the coding sequence ATGAGCACCATGCCAATTACGGGTGATTTCGTTCGAGAATCATTAGAACTTCATCTTTTCTGGGCTCGGATTATGAAAGAACATGCTATTTTTGATGAAGATGGTTTCGAGTGCAAAGATGTTGCCTTAATTCAGGAGGCGGAGAATTACAAATGCCAATTTGAGGAAGTCCTATATGAGGCAATTTGTTTGGCTCAAGGCCGAGTTGATGCTGAAGTCCTACAATCTGGGGAACTCTTTACGGATAAAACCCTAATGGCTGAACAGAAAACGATGGAACTTAGTGGAATCGAAATCAATATGCAATTAACAGTAGAAGAAATGAACTTACAACCGGGTATGATGAGCGGAATGGTTAGTGTGGGTCCCGAAATTGTTGAGAGTATTTGTGCTCTCAACGCGAAAGCTCTTGCTTGTGCACAGGCCATGTCAGGATTCTTGCACCGTGTTTATGAAGATGTAACAAAGAGGTGTTGTCTCTTTACACACACGTTGCCCTCTATCTTTCATCATCAGCTGGATGAAACGAAGTTATATATCAAACAGATTTTGCGTTTACAGAGTGGGCAAATGGTTGATCCCACATTCTACTGTGTTGAGATGATGATGTTCTGGAATTCTCATATGAAAGAGCATGCGGAAGTGATTCGTCAGCTCCTTGATCCTTCTGAAAATCTTCTTATTGAGAAAGCAAATTCATATGCTAAGGAATTTGCAAAGCTTGAGAAAAAGTTTGAGGATGGGACACAGCCCAAAGCAAGCCTCAAGCAAATCACTCGCGAAAGCTATGAGGCAACTCTAAGCTTTAAAGACTTTAAAGCAGCAGCTACGGAGATGATCCTCGCTTGTCAAGTTAAATCGACGATATCAGCATTATTGGGTGATCATGTTTTACGCGAAGCGTATCATTACTTGAGAATTCTGGGAATGCCCTTGCCGGAGTTTAAGGGAGGAAGAGGGTAG
- a CDS encoding helix-turn-helix transcriptional regulator — protein sequence MKNKRMKIARIECDMKQEDLAKAVGVTRQTIGMIESGNYNPSLNLCISICRVLGKTLDELFWEVTP from the coding sequence ATGAAAAATAAACGAATGAAGATTGCCCGGATTGAATGCGATATGAAACAAGAAGATTTAGCAAAAGCAGTGGGGGTTACACGCCAAACGATTGGAATGATTGAATCGGGCAATTATAATCCTTCATTAAATCTGTGTATTTCAATATGTAGAGTGCTGGGAAAAACATTAGATGAATTGTTTTGGGAGGTAACGCCATGA
- a CDS encoding DUF6773 family protein, with protein sequence MNDERVEQAKNKIWSELAIIIFCGVALSFLVKTLVFNMNLTECITEYLILIFSPLYQFIRMHMMKISIYSTHVNRQSLKNLIIAIVIVLVASAVSIFKKMKESAVYDWQRPAVFLFIFLVSFISLSFITNKYNRNRGHEYEKEFDDDI encoded by the coding sequence ATGAATGATGAAAGAGTTGAACAGGCGAAAAATAAAATATGGAGTGAACTCGCAATAATAATTTTTTGTGGTGTAGCTCTATCATTTTTAGTTAAAACTTTAGTCTTTAATATGAATCTAACAGAATGTATTACGGAATATTTAATTTTGATATTTTCCCCACTATATCAGTTTATCAGAATGCATATGATGAAGATAAGTATTTACAGTACGCATGTGAATAGGCAATCGCTAAAGAACCTGATTATAGCAATTGTAATCGTTTTGGTTGCCTCAGCGGTGTCTATTTTTAAAAAGATGAAGGAATCAGCAGTCTATGACTGGCAGAGGCCAGCGGTTTTTTTGTTTATATTTTTGGTATCATTTATATCACTCTCTTTTATCACCAATAAATATAACCGGAATAGAGGTCATGAGTACGAAAAAGAGTTTGATGATGATATATAA
- the cydD gene encoding thiol reductant ABC exporter subunit CydD, translated as MIDKRLLRESRRVSGFLIITIVLGIGVAGLAIAQSRVFSHVVAEVFLEGATLSSVWVPLLWILGILLLRGGVQWLSEMAAHEAAIRVKENLRGQFLRTLIQLGPLHARGERAGELVNTAIEGIESLEDYFARYLPQLALAGLIPLFMLLYIFPRDLQTGIIMLLTGPLIPVFMMLIGKLAEKKSLQQWRALSWMSAHFLDMLQGLTTLKVFGRSKDQARVIGRVSDSFRETTLSVLRIAFLSALVLEFMATISTALVAVALGLRLVYGQILFEEALFLLVIAPEFYQPLRNLGLQFHASMSGINAANRIFEVLDEVKNLTENDENLKNKELQAKIPINFDLAFRNISLVYERDGAAALNGVDFEVQPGERIALVGPSGAGKSSLFSLIMCFIKPTKGEILISGTPLNQFTLIQWRSQITYLSQQPYLFSGTIEENIRLARPEALDFEVREAAQKAAAHDFIVSLPQGYQTLVGEGGARLSGGQAQRIAIARAFLKDASLLLLDEATEGLDAESEHVIQDSLSELMEGRTVLMIAHRLNTVCQADRILVLDQGQIVETGSHQELLQQQGLYARFVREYRGETA; from the coding sequence ATGATCGATAAACGGCTTCTGCGCGAATCGCGTCGCGTTTCAGGTTTCCTCATTATAACTATCGTACTAGGAATTGGAGTTGCAGGGTTGGCGATTGCTCAGTCCCGTGTTTTTTCTCACGTTGTGGCTGAGGTTTTTCTTGAGGGGGCGACGTTATCTAGCGTTTGGGTCCCTCTTCTGTGGATCCTCGGAATTTTGCTGCTGCGAGGTGGCGTTCAGTGGTTGAGCGAAATGGCAGCACATGAAGCGGCGATTCGGGTTAAAGAGAATCTAAGAGGACAATTTTTGAGAACCTTGATCCAATTAGGTCCGCTCCATGCTCGGGGGGAACGGGCAGGAGAATTAGTGAATACTGCGATTGAGGGGATCGAATCTTTAGAGGATTATTTTGCACGTTATCTACCTCAACTGGCATTAGCTGGGTTGATTCCGTTGTTTATGCTTCTTTATATTTTCCCTAGAGATTTACAAACGGGGATTATTATGCTCCTAACAGGTCCCCTGATTCCGGTATTTATGATGTTGATCGGTAAACTTGCAGAGAAAAAGTCGTTGCAACAGTGGCGCGCCTTAAGTTGGATGAGTGCTCATTTCCTAGACATGCTGCAAGGATTAACAACGCTGAAAGTCTTTGGACGCAGTAAGGATCAGGCTCGAGTTATTGGGAGGGTGAGTGATTCTTTTCGTGAGACAACTCTTAGTGTTTTGCGGATTGCTTTTTTATCCGCTCTTGTTTTGGAATTCATGGCCACGATCAGTACGGCACTCGTAGCAGTGGCACTAGGTTTAAGATTGGTTTATGGACAGATTTTATTTGAAGAGGCTCTATTTCTTTTAGTTATTGCTCCAGAATTTTATCAGCCCTTACGAAATTTAGGTTTGCAGTTTCATGCAAGCATGTCAGGTATAAACGCGGCAAATCGTATCTTTGAGGTTCTGGATGAAGTTAAGAATTTAACTGAAAATGATGAAAATCTTAAAAACAAGGAATTGCAGGCAAAGATTCCTATAAACTTTGACTTGGCCTTTAGAAATATATCTCTTGTTTACGAAAGAGATGGAGCAGCGGCTCTCAATGGGGTTGATTTTGAAGTTCAGCCTGGTGAGCGCATTGCGCTGGTTGGGCCGAGCGGAGCCGGAAAAAGTTCACTCTTTTCTTTAATCATGTGTTTTATTAAACCAACAAAGGGAGAAATTTTAATCTCGGGAACTCCACTCAATCAATTCACGCTGATTCAATGGCGCTCCCAGATTACTTATTTATCCCAACAGCCGTATCTTTTCTCAGGTACGATCGAGGAGAATATTCGGCTGGCACGCCCTGAGGCTTTGGATTTTGAGGTAAGGGAGGCAGCGCAGAAGGCAGCCGCTCATGACTTTATTGTAAGCCTCCCTCAAGGGTATCAGACTCTGGTGGGTGAAGGGGGAGCCCGGTTGAGCGGTGGGCAGGCTCAACGGATCGCGATTGCTCGGGCATTCCTAAAAGATGCCTCTCTCTTACTTTTGGATGAGGCGACAGAAGGATTAGATGCTGAAAGTGAACACGTTATTCAGGACTCCTTATCCGAGTTGATGGAAGGGCGGACCGTGTTGATGATAGCTCATCGTTTAAATACAGTTTGTCAGGCAGATCGAATTCTGGTCCTTGATCAAGGGCAAATTGTGGAAACAGGGTCTCATCAAGAATTGTTACAGCAACAAGGACTCTATGCACGTTTTGTCAGGGAATACAGAGGTGAGACAGCATGA